ATCGTGGCGACTCGTCAGCGATGTGCGACATCGCGAACTCGCCGTTTCCGGAAAAGGAGCCAAGGATGAATCAGGAGAAAGTGCTTCTTCAGACAAGCGAAGCACTCGTGTCGACATCCCGTGTCGTTATCGCGGGCAAGACTTACTCGACCGCGAACATCACTTCCGTTACCAAGCGGTTTACGCCCGCCTCGAGTGGGTGCGCGATCACGCTCCTCGTCGTCGGGGCACTTGGAATGCTGCTCGGGCTGGGAATGATGACTAGCAAGTCATTCGGCGCTGGCCTCGGACAGCTAATCGTCGCTGGCGCCGTTGCCGCTGGCGGGTACTTCTGGTTCCGTTCGCTGAAGCCAACCTACCACGTGGTCCTGTCTTCCGCTTCGGGGGAAGGTACAGCCTTGAGCTCCAAGGACGGCGCGGCGATCGATGCCATCGTCAACGCCATCAGCCAGGCTCTCATTGAACGCGGCTAGAAGCTCGCCCTCACACACACCCGCCGTGGCGGAGTCATGCCTCAGCTGCTGACTCGCTCGATCTTCGAGGAGGTGCGCAGAAATCGGCAGAGGACAGCGCTCTTCCTCGGTCTAGGCATCCTCTGGATGAGCTGTCTGGGGTATTGGACGGTCTTCGCGCAGCTTTTCTTCTTCGGCAGCGTCCTCTCGCTCATTGGTCAGCCAACTCCTGCGGCCCTGTTGGACCACAGGGCCACAACCTGGTGTGGATGGGGAGCTGTGACTGGACTGCTGCTATGGGGACTCGTTGCGCTCCTTCTCTACTTCCGCTCGGCGGACGCGGTTCCGCGCCTTCTCGGAGCCCATCTCGTAAGCGGTCCAGATGCAAGAAGGCTCGAGAACCTCCTGACCCGGCTTCGCGCCAAGGCGGGACCGGCACCGACCTGGCCGAAGCTCTGGACGTGGGACTCCGCCGAGCCGAATGCACTTGCAGTAGGGAGAAACCACGCCCGAGGGAGCATCGTAGTGACGCGCGGGCTCCTCGACCGGCTAGACGAAGACGAGCTCGAAGCTGTTCTAGGCCACGAGCTCGCCCATCTCGTCCATCGCGATAGCGCTGTCGTCGTTCAAGCCGTCGCCTTCGTTTCGATGGTCATTTTCCTTGGCTACCTAGCCGCAGGAATCGGTGCGATCACGATCGCCGTCATTGCCCTCACGATCGCGGCGATCGGCGCAGTCTGCGGCGCGGCCGCCGACAGCGAAGCAGGCATATGGTTCGCACTGGTGGGGTTAGCGCTCGGGGTCTACCTCTTCTTCCTCGGGATCGCATTCCTACTGGCGCTGCTAGTCATCTTCGGGGCACTTCTTCCCGTGGTCGGGGCCGGCATTCGTTGCGCAGCCAGCTCCGTCTCACAATCTCGAGAGTACCTCGCAGACGCCCGAGCCATCGAGTGGACGAAGCACCCGCAGGCTCTAGCGATGGCTCTTCGAAAGGTCGCACTGCATGGCGGAGGCTCCCTTCCTTTCCGCACTGCACTCGCCCAGCCGCTACTCTTCTCGGCGCCGCAGATCGTCCGCACTTGGAATCGCCCAAGTGGATGGATGAACCTCCTGCTTAAGACCCACCCACGGGTGGAGTCTCGGATCGCAAGACTCGAGGAGATGGCAGGAAGCGCTTCCTGGATCGAGATGGAGTGCCCAGAGGTTCGAAGGCCGAGCCCGCCCTTCCGGTGGGTCGAGTGGGCGGTGCCTCTGATCACCTCCGCGATCTTGGCCGGAGGCTCCCTGTTGGCCATCCCCAGGAGCGGCGAACTACTCAAGGGAGCCTTCTCGTCGAGCTCCCGCATGGTTCAGGAGGCAAAGGCTGCTCCATCGGTCTGGGGAGCGATCACCGAACACGGGACTCGCCTCCGAGTGGGGCCCTCACTAGAAGCAAGGGTAATCACGCAGCTTGGTCGAGGGACACGAGTCGAGGTCTTTGAGTGTGGAGCGCCCAAAGGTGGCGACGCAGCTTGGTGCCACGTGCGCGTTCTCGGTTCGCGCAGCCCCGAGGGCTGGGTCGCGAGGCGCCTCATTCTGGTTTCCGGTCCTGGCCGCCGGTAGCCGAGCTGCCGACGATCCGCTTGAACGGGGGGTAGCCTGTCGATGTGGCTGACGATCACTGCTGGAGCACTGGCCTTGGTTGGAGGGTTTGCATTCTTGGCCACTTGGAGTCGACTTGTGAGAGCACGAAACGAGGTCGACAATTGGCACGCCCAGATCGAGAGCCACCTTCAACGTCGGCACGACCTTGTGCCGAACCTCGTCGAGGTCGTAAGAGAGCACGCGGCACACGACCGAGGAAGCCTCGAAGCCATCGTTCGCGCTCAACACGCTGCATTGATGGCTCCCACCGGATCCGAGGTCGCCGCCCGGGCGGAAGTCGAGCTTGGCCGCGCATTGGTCGTCCTTCATCAGGCGGCGCCTGCAGTACCCCGTGCTCGCATCAAGCTCGGCCTATTCGGAGCTCGCCCGGCAGCTCGCCGAAACGGAGGCCCTCCTTCAGCGCACGCGCAGCTTCTACAACGACGCCGTCATGCGCTACCGCAATCTCGCCGGACAGATCGGCGGGCGACTACTGGCTGGCCCGGCTACGGGCGGGACTGCCCTCCCTGCCTACTTCCAGGCGGACCAAGCTGCCAACACCGCTCCTCGACTCACCGCCCAACGGAAGTAGGTCGACTGTCAGCGTGCCGCGTGACCAGTTCACCGACGGATTTCGACCCACATCGCTCCTCGTGTCCCTATTGGGGGGAGCACAGATTCTAACTGGCGTCACGCGACCGAAGAGGTCGGCAACAGGAACCGAGGGAGACCAAACGATGAGCCGTGTTCCTCGCTTCAATGACTTGGACGTCCCTTGTCGGCGCCTTGCTCGCGGATGCAGGCCGCGAACTCTCGCTATCGCCGCGTGGCTCGCGGCAATCCCAAGCGTCCCGCCAGCAATCGCCTTCGCGGCAGGGACTTCGCCTGCCGATCCGCTTCCCTTCAGCGTCGCTGGCGGCTCATCACAAGTGACTCTGACCAGCTCAGAGCGCGAGGTCTGGCTCCGGATCACACCTCCCGTCACGCTCGAGGCGACGCACTTCGATCTTCAGACATCCGGAACGCTCGACACGGTCTTGGATGTGTACGCGAATCTGGCCGACGCAACGGCCGGCGAGGCAATCGCGACCGATGACGACAGTGGCACGGGACAGAACGCTCTTATTCGCGTTCCGATTGGCTTCGTTGGCCCGTACCTCGCGCGCGTCCGCGGCTATGGCGGGGCCTACGGCACCACCACCGTCACCGGGACCCTGGCCCTCGTGCCGGCTGGTGAATGCGACCTGCCCAGCAGCTGCTCACTGACGACAGCAGCTCAGGGCGAGCCAACCGCTTCGGCGGTCCTCGATACGCTTCGGCGCGTCGATCGAGACCTGCTCCAGCTATCACCCAAGGGGCGGGAGCTCTCCGACCTCTACTGGAAGGCCTCCAAGGAGCTGGTGCCCGCTCTTGTTCTCGACGGTGATTTCCGCCGCTCCATCTTCGACCAGGTCTCTGCCCTGCTTCCTCTCGCGGGGACGGCGATGGCCACCGTCGACGGGGTCCAAGACGACTTCCTCTTCGAGGAGCGCGACTTCCAACGGCTCTCGTCCCTGCTGAGCGAACTCGTGCCTCGGCTGTCGGCAGAAACCTCCTCCGCACTGGCTGCGGCCTGGAACAACTTCCACCTCCGCGAACAGGTCGGCACCCCGCTCCTCGAGACGCTTCGGCGCGGAGGTCTAGTGCCGGACGAGGCTCGAAGGGTCACCCTTCTCGCCAAGCTCAAGACGTTGCCGATGCTGGAAGCGAGAGCCAAGCGAACGGGGATCGATTCTCTCGACGACATCCTGAGAGGCCGGGAGATCCAGGAGATCCGCGCCGTTCATCCCGACACGTCCGCCCTCCGGACCACCGGACTGTCCAGGACCGTGGCGATCGAGGTCCTTGGAGCTCGCGAGGCGGTGGCGCTCCGGACGCGGCTTTCGTCGCTACCGGAAGTCGAATGGGTCGAAGAGAGCGGCGAGCTGCGCACGCAGGCGTCGACCAGCGACCCCTACTCCGCTCAGCTCTGGGGCCTAGACGCGGTTCGAGCACCGGAGGCCTGGAGACTCTCGCGAGGGACCTGCAGCACGCTTGCGGCGGTCGTCGACACCGGTGTTCGCGCTGACCTGCTCGACTTCGCCAGCCGGATTCAGACGGCCAAGGGCTACGACTTTGCCGACGACGATGCCGATCCGACCGACAGGAACGGGCACGGCACTCATGTCGCCGGCATCCTCGCCGCTGCCGCCGACAATTTGGCATCCACGGCCGGCGTTGCGCCCGGGATCTGCCTCTTCGCCGTGAAAGTGCTGAGTGACAGTGGAAGCGGAAACTACGAGGACGTCGCCGCCGGGATCCGCTGGGCCGCCGACCAGGGCGCCAAAGTCATCAACATCTCCGCCGGATGCGACTGCTACTCGCAAGCGATCGAAGACGCTCTCGCATATGCCACGGGCCAGCACGACGTGATGATCGTCGCGGCGGCCGGGAACGACTCCTCCGAAGGCGTCATCTACCCGGCATCTTCACCCTGGGTTCTGGGCGTCGGCGCGGTCGGTCAGGACCTCGCGCGTGCACCTTTCAGCAACTGGGGGCCAGGGCTCGACCTGGTAGCGCCCGGCGTGGATATCGTGAGCACCTTTCGCGACGGTGGAAGCTGCCTTGCATCCGGGACCTCGATGGCGACACCCCACGTCGCTGGCGCTGCGGCGCTCGTCCGTTCCTTGCGCCCGTTCATGACCCGACGTCAAGTCGCCGACGCACTGCTGAGGAAGGCGAGAGACCTCGGGCTGCCCGGACCCGACGTCGAGTTCGGCGCCGGGCTCGTCGACGCCGTCGCCACCCTCGAAGGCACCGCGACGATCTCGGTGAGCGGCCCATCGAGCGGGCCGGCGCTCTCACCGTTGGAGTTCTCCGCGGCTGCCTCCGGCTGCACCCCGGTTCCCAACAGATGGACCTGGGAGAGCCGGCCCGCTGGAGCCTACTTTGTCGGTGGTGGGCAACGAACCTCTCCCGTTGAGCTCGGCTGGACCGAGTCCGGGTCCTACCTTCTCACGGCCTCGAACCCCGGGTGTCCAGGAGCGTCGGCTACCCATCCCATCACCATCGCGGCTCCTGAGCCTCAGACCTTCGGCTTCCGTCTTGAGGACGGGCGGTTCCTGACCACACGCGGTACCCTGGTCCTCGTCCACGGATGGCAGCTTGGAGGGGTCCACCAGAGCCAGATGTGGTCCTGCGTGCGGGATTGTGACCGGAGCGCCGTCGACCATCCCATCAGCGACCTCACTGCAGGACTCGACCTGAACGTAGTTCAGTTCGCCTGGTCGGGAGCCGGAGGGGGGCTCTTCCCCGCTGCAGCCGCCGCTCCGGCAGCCGCGAACGAGCTGAGTAGAAGGCTAAAGGAGGTGATGGGCACCGAGTACACACTCCCGATCCACTTCATCGGACATTCGCTCGGCACGGTAGTCAGCGCAGAAGCCGCCGCGCAGATCGTCACAGCCCTGCCGCGGCTTTCGCAGGTCCAGTTCACCGCCCTCGATCGACCGGACAGGGTCATCGGGTTCGATTTCGGGCCTGGGTTTTTTCCATTCACACTCGCAGGAGCAATGCGCTCCGGGTTGGGATTCAAGCTCGACAACTACTGGTCGCCCACGGGCTGGGGCGTAGGCGCTCCGACGCAAGGTCTCGCTGGCGCCACTATCTACAACCACCGGCGCCCACAACCTGAAGGGCCGACCTCCTGTCCGGGATGTCCAGCCGACTATGACGCTGGCCTCATAGACCCAGGAGACCTCGGCGACCTCTTCTTCTCTCACGAAGGTGATAACGATCACTCTGGCGTCACTCAGTGGTACCGCTGGTCGATGGACCCCGGAAGTTTGCAGGCCGGTACCTGCACTCAGACAAGTCCCGTCACGTGGTCGCGGCCCGGGGCCCAATCTGAGCTTCACGGTTCGCTGAACCCGTGCGCAAACGGCTGGGCTTGGTCTCTCTTCAGTCAGCACCCGGTCCCGTTCCCGGCAAGTCCAGAATCCGACGTCCCCGCGATTCTCGAAGCTGCGGTCGAGAGTCACCAATCGTCGGGCGACGAGAGCGAGCAAGGACCGGGCTCGATCGCGCTCGACCTCACGACGGTGAATGACAGGGCCACGAGCTCGATTCTGGTCCCTCTCGGAACCAGAGCCTTCAAGTTCAAGCTAGAGGCGCTCAACTCGACCGCCTCTGACTTCATCGCGGTCCTATTGGATTCGACGCTGATCTGGTCTGGGCAGGCGACCGTGCTGACCAACGGCATGGCCGTGCCAATCGGTCCCGTGGGCATCGGCGAGCTGACAGGCAGCAGAGAGCTGCGCGTCCAGGTCGTCGGCAACGGGGGCACACAGGTTCGACTTTCCGACCTCCGCGCAATACGCCTCATACCTAGCTGCTCGCTCCCGTCGACACTCTGCGTGACCAACACCCGCTTCCGCGTCGAGGCCGACTGGGAGGACCATCAGCAGAACCGTGGTGAAGCCGTGCCGCGAACGGTGGCGGCAAACGACAGCGGGTTCTTCTGGTTCTTCAATCATGAGAACTTAGAGCTCGTCGTCAAGGTACTCGACGGCTGCGGTGTCAATCAGCGCTTCTGGGTATTCGCTGCCGGTCTGACCGACGTCGGCGTGCGGCTGAGAGTCACCGACACTTGGACCGGCGAAAGCAGGACGTACGAGAATCCACGCGGGACGGCGTTTCAGCCAATCCAGGATACGAGCGCCTTCCCAACGTGCGGCGCGAGCCCAGCAGTTGTCGACCCAGGAACGGGTGTCCTTAGCCTGGTGACTGAACAACCGGAGACCGATGTCATCGGCAACCTTGCCGACCAGGACGGAACGCCACGAGAGCCCAGCCACGAAGGAGGCTCTGGCGCGGGAGTGTCGGGCAAGACGCTTCTGCTAAACGGCGATCGCTTCGCAGTCACCGCGACCTGGCGCACCGCTGCCGGCGCCACAGGAGAGGGAACTCCCGCCGCGCTCACGGGAGACTCGGGCTACTTCTGGTTCTTCGACGCGGGGAACATCGAACTCGTGATCAAGGTCCTCGACGGTTGCGGTCTCAATCAGCGCTACTGGGTCTTCGCTGGCGGCCTTACAGACGTCCAAGTGACATTCACCGTGCGCGACACCCGAACCGGTCAGTCGAAGTCGTACTCCAACTCGATGGGATCTCAGTTTCAGCCGATTGCTGACACCGGCACTTTCGAAACGTGTCCCTGAAGACTCGACTGATCGAGATCCGTGGCGGGGAAGCCTGGCCGTGGCGCAGCGTCCGCCACGGCTCGCACGCGGCTTCCCAACGGTAGGCCGAAGAGCTGCACGCCTGGCATTGGCGCGCATGGGCGCAACAAACAGCTCCGGGACTTCGCCTCGCCATGAGCTTGAACCCTCGCGTTCCCCCTCTCGTCGACCGGGAGCAATTTTCCGCGCTCTGCCGCCGCAGGCAGATCCGGGATTTGGCTCTGTTCGGTTCGGTGCTGCGCGACGACTTCGGTCCGGACAGCGATATCGACGTCTTGGTCGAGTACGAGCCGGATGCCACTCTGGGATTCAGCGTCTTCGAGCTCGAGCGAGAGCTTTCCGCTTTGCTCGGTGGGCACCGGATCGACCTCGTACGACGGAAGGTCTTGAATCGCCGACTTCGCAGCCGGATTCTTGCCGAGGCTGAGGTTCAATAGGCGGCATGACGATACGGTCTACATCGGACATATGCTCGATCTTTGCGATCGGATTGCTGTCCGCGGCTCGGAACTGGACCGTGAAACATCCGAAGCGGACGAGGATCTGCGACTCACCCCGACTCATCTCATCCAGACGCTGAGCGAGGCTGCCCGAAAGGCCTCCTCTTCCTCGCAGGAGCGCTACCCGGAGATTCAATGGGCGGAGATCACCGGGATGCGCAGCCAGATCGTCCGCGACTACCTCGATGTCGACTACGACCTCGTTTGGGACGTGGCGACCACGAAAGTTCCCGCCTTGCGAGCTCTTCTCGAACCCATCCTGCCGTCCGCAGATCAGCTTTCCGAAGGCCCCGGCTGACCACCGAGCCACTTGATGGCTCGAGCGCCGCGCTTCCTCAGACGATCCGCTCGCGGATCTTCGCCGAGAGCAGGTCCATCACCCAGACGGTGGCCGCGATGAGGAGGACGAGGGTGCCGACTTCGCCCCACTGGCCGAGGTCGACGCGCGGCTTGAGGATGTAGCCGATGCCGCCGCCGCCGACGAAGCCGATGATCGTCGACATGCGGACGTTGATGTCCCAACGGTAGATGGTGAAGGAGAGGAACGGCGGCACGACCTGCGGCACCACGCCGTAGCGCAGCACCTGGAGATACGAGGCGCCGGTCGCGGTGATGGCATCGACCGGGCCGCGGTCGATCGACTCGATCGACTCCGAGTAGAGCTTGGCGAGCGACGCCACCGAGTGCACCCAGAGCGCCAGTACGCCGGCGAACGGTCCGATCCCCACCCAGGAGATGAAGATCAGTGCCCAGACGAGCGGCTCGACGGCGCGGGTGAAGTTCATCAGGGCGCGCACCACCGTGTAGCTCAGGCGCAGGCCGAACGAGCCGCGCGTCAGGTTGCGCGCCGCGAGGAACGACAGGACGAAGGCCACGGGAATCGCGAACGCCGTCGCCATGAAGGCCAGGAAGATCGTCTGGACCAGCAGCACCAGCCCTTCGGCGAGCACCGCCGACGACGGGCTGGCGAGGCCGCGGATCATGTCCGAGGCCTTGTTGAACTTGGTCAGGAAGGTCACCAGCTCGACCTCGGTGAGGATCCAGCCGGTGAAGAAGGTCAGCTCGACGAGCAGCGCGCCGAACCAGCCGCGCAGGGTCCGCGTCCACGGCAGCTCGGCCTCGTCGGGCGGCACGCCGCGGGTCATCACCCGGCCGACCGACGCGCCGAGCTCGCGATAGAAGAGGTTCCACAACAGGCCGCCGAGAAGCGCGGCGACGCCGAGCGGACCGTAGTGCAGCCGGGCGAGGATCTCTTCCGAGGTCAGCAGCAGGCCCGTCGGCCCGCGCTCGCCGGAGAAGGCGAGGGCCAGGAACTCGACCATGAGGAGGAAGAGGGCGAGCAGCATCCCGTCGATCGCCAGCGCCTTGAGGCGCCGGAGCCCCTTGGCCCACGGGCTCTCGGGCAGGACGTGCACGTTGGCCGCGGCGCTGGTCATGCGCCCACCGCCGGCAGCGTTCCCGCCGGTTCGGCCTCGTGGCCGTAGATCTGACGGAAGGTGTCGTGGTTGAACTCGGACGGCACCCCGGCGAAGACCAACCGCCCCTCCTTCAACGCCACCAGCCGCGTGGCGTAGCGCTGCACCAGGTCGAGATCGTGCAGCGAGCAGAGGACGGTCATCCCCTCCTCGCGGTTCAGCGCCTCGATGTGGCGCATCACCGAATGCCGCAGCGCCGGGTCGAGCGAGGCCACCGGCTCGTCGGCGAGGATCAGCCGTGCCTGTTGCATCAGGCAGCGGGCGATCGCCACGCGCTGCTGCTGGCCGCCGGAGAGGGCATCGGCACGGCTGCCGTCGCGACCCGAGAGTCCGACGCGTTCGAGATAGGCCCGCGCGCGCCCGCGCTCCTCCTCGGAAAAGTGCAGCAGGAGGCTCGGCAGCAGCGAGGCGCGGCCGAGCGAACCGGAGAGCACGTTGTCGAGCACGGTGTGGCGCCGCACCAGGTTGAACTGCTGGAAGATCATGCCGATCTGCGAGCGGATTTCGCGCAACGCCCGCCCGCTCGCCGCGGTGATCTCGCGACCCGAGACCCAGATGCGCCCTTCGGTCGGGTCGATCAGGCGGTTGATGCAGCGCAGCAGCGTCGACTTGCCCGACCCGGAGAGCCCGAGCACGGCGAGGAACTCGCCCTCGCGCACCGTCAGGCTCACGTCGGAGAGGGCGCGCACGCCGTCGGGCCAGACCTTCGTCAGGCCTTCGATGCGCAGCGCTTCGCCGTCGCCGGGACGGCGTTCGTCGATCACGAACCACCTCCGCCCGCCGCCCGCTTCTTCTCGAGCTTCTGCTCCTCGGCCTGCATGAGCTGCTCGGCCGACATGCCCGCGGTGGCCAGGGCACGGCGGAAGCCGTCGAAGGTCGCGTCGCTGGCCGGATTGACCGCCACGCCAGCGACCAGGTCGTGCAGGGCGAGCTTGCCTTCCGCCGTGGCGACGAAGCGCTGGATCGACCGCTCGAGCCGCTCCCAGGTGCGCTGGGGGAAGCCGCGCCGGACGACGCAGACGTCGTTCGGAATCGGGTCGGTCAGCACCAGCACGCGCACCTCCTCGAGGAAGCGGCGGCGCGCCTCGATGTCGGCCATCCGGCGGGTCACCAGGTGGCGTGCATCGCCCACCAGCGTCCCGTCGCGGGCGTGCTGCTCGGAGGGCGGCGAATAGAACGCCGAGCCGGCGTCCGCCTTGCCGTCCCAGACCGCCTGCACCGCGTTCGGGTGCCCGCCGGCGAAGTAGATGCGGCCGAGCGTCACGCCCGAACGGTTGAGCAGCAGGCGCGGGAAGATGTGACCGGAGGTCGAGGTCTCGTCGGAGAAGGCGAAGCGCCGGCCGTTCAAGTCCTCGATGCGCCGCACCGGCGAGTCGCTGCGGGTGAAGATGCAGCCGTAGTAGTGCGTCGCCGGCTCGGCGACCGGCGTGTCGGTCGTGTCGACCACGCGCGTTTCGGCGAGCGTCCCGGGCCGCTGGTACTCCAGCTCCTTGCGACCGTCGCCCACCAGGTCGTGGGGGCCGGAGAAGACGTGGGACGAGACCGCTCCGTCCACCTCGAGCGGCGTCTCGACGAGGCGCCGCACCGCCTCGAGGTCGCTCGCCACCGGGACCTCGACCCAACCCGGGGCGCTCGCGGCCAGGCGGGCGACGACCCGCTCCCGCAACTCGGCCGAGAGGTTGCCCGGCACGGCGATCCGGCGCGCCGCGAGGCCGGCGAGCGAATCGGGCTGCCCGGGGCCGGAACGGGTCACGACGATGGCGAAGCGGTCGACCGAGCGCACCACCTGGAGTCGCACCTCGGCGCCGTAGCGGCCGTGGGCCAGCTCGTAGGCGAAGGCCGGCATCCAGGCAACGTCGGCCTGGCCGGCACCGAGCGCCTGCACCACCGCGGCATAGCTGGTCGGCACCTCGGAGCGCAGGATCAGGCCGCTGTCCTCGCGCACGAAGCGGGCGAGCTCGTCGCCGCGCTGCACCAGCGTCCCCTGCTCGACCGAGGGGACGAAGAGCATGCGGATCACGCTTTCGCCGGTGGCCTCGAGGCGGGTACGCCGCTCCAACCCCCAGAGAAAGCCGGCGAAGGCGAGGAGGACGAGGGTCCATCCGAGTCGGACGGGCCAGGCGGAGCGGGCGAAGCGGCCGGGCATGCGGGTGACCGGTGGGCGAAGCGACCGGGCAGGAGAACTCTAGCTCAGCGTGTCGACGAGTGGACGACGCGGCGGCCGATCGACACGCGGTTGTCACGCCGCTCCGGCCGGATCGTGGGGTCGGACCGGAGCGGCATGACTGTGGCGATCAGTGCTTGCCCTTGCGAGCGGCCTGCGCCATCGGGTCGTACTTGACCTCGCGGTAGCCGGCCGGCGGATCGTAGTGGCCCGGCGGCGGCGTGCGGTCCTCCACCGCCTTGAGCTCCTGCCAGCTCTTGAACTCCTTGCCCATCATCGCCGTGGTCGTCTCGGTCTGCACTGGATAACCCCTGACCTTGTCGGCCAGCTCCTTCATCCAGCCGGAATTCGGCATCAGGTCGGCCTGGGCGGCAGCGAACTCGCGATAGCGCCCGTAGTCGATCCCGACGCTGTCGGAGTAGCAGCCGAGGATCGACATCTTCATCATCCCCATGCTGATCTCGATGTTCTTGTACTGGCAGGCGATGCCGGCGAACTTGCCGGTCTTGTCGCTCGGCGTGACGACGACGCTCGCCGCCATCATCTTCGCCATCTGCTCCATCATCGGCGCCATCTCGGGGCCGACCAGCGCCTTGAAGTCGATCGGCAGGTCGATCGAGGAGTAGGTCTTCTCGCCGTTGTTGACGAAGTAGAGCTTCTTGCGGTCGAAGCGCGTGATGATCGTCGTGTCGCCGCCGTCGAAGCGCACCGCGCCGTCGCCGAACCACGACTCCTGGGTGGTGTCCTGAGCCGGGGTGGTCTGCCCCATGATCGACATCGCGTCGGTGTGCTGGAGCATGACGACGACCTTGTCGGCGAGAGCCGGAGCGGCGACGAGCGCCGCGACGGCGAGGGCCACGAATCGGGCCTTGCGAATCATTCTTCTTCCTCCGTGGGTCGGGATTCCGGGTTGCACTCGACGGAAGGATATCGCCTTCGCCCGCGGGAGGAGGCGAGCTGTTCCACGCTCCCGCGCCGCCGCCGCTTGCCTTTCCTCACGCGATGTGAGAGGGTCCGCCGGTCGTCGGCCCTTCCGCTACACCTTGAGACGCCGTTTCGACACCCATCGGGCCACTCGGCCCAACGGCGGCCTCCCCGGCTAGTCCCCCGTTCACCCCGTCTCAGAATTCGCCGGAAAGACGAGCGCCCGCTCGTTCGCCCCGTTCGCAACGGTGCGAAGGTGCGCGCTCAGAAAGCACAAGTGCACCCTAGATGAGCTTTACCGATTTCAATCTCCACCCCGCCCTGCTGCGTGCCGTCGCCGACCTCGGGTTCACCACCCCGACCCCCATCCAGCGCGATGCGATCCCGCCCGGCCTCGCCGGACGCGACGTGCTCGGTGCGGCGATGACCGGCAGCGGCAAGACGGCGGCGTTCGTGCTGCCGATTCTCCAGCGCCTGCTCACGACCCCGAAGCGCGGGGTCACGCGAGCCCTGGTGCTGGCGCCGACCCGGGAGCTGGCGGCGCAGATCGTCGAGGTCTTCCAGAGCCTCGGCAAGCACACGCAGCTCACCGCCGCGGCGGTCTACGGCGGCGTCGGCATGGAGCCGCAGGAGCGCGCCCTGCGGCGCGGCGTCGACGTCATCGTCGCCTGTCCGGGACGGCTGCTCGACCATTTCCAGTACCCCTACGCCAAGCTCGCCGGGCTCGAAGTGCTGGTGCTCGACGAGGCCGACCGGATGCTCGACATGGGCTTCCTGCCCGACATCCGCCGCGTCCTCGCGCATCTGCCGAAGCCGCAGCAGACGCTCTTCTTCTCCGCCACGCTGCCGGCGCCGATCCGCGAGCTGTCGCGCGAGATGCTGAGCA
This genomic window from Holophagales bacterium contains:
- a CDS encoding DUF86 domain-containing protein, which gives rise to MLDLCDRIAVRGSELDRETSEADEDLRLTPTHLIQTLSEAARKASSSSQERYPEIQWAEITGMRSQIVRDYLDVDYDLVWDVATTKVPALRALLEPILPSADQLSEGPG
- a CDS encoding S8 family serine peptidase; this encodes MTLTSSEREVWLRITPPVTLEATHFDLQTSGTLDTVLDVYANLADATAGEAIATDDDSGTGQNALIRVPIGFVGPYLARVRGYGGAYGTTTVTGTLALVPAGECDLPSSCSLTTAAQGEPTASAVLDTLRRVDRDLLQLSPKGRELSDLYWKASKELVPALVLDGDFRRSIFDQVSALLPLAGTAMATVDGVQDDFLFEERDFQRLSSLLSELVPRLSAETSSALAAAWNNFHLREQVGTPLLETLRRGGLVPDEARRVTLLAKLKTLPMLEARAKRTGIDSLDDILRGREIQEIRAVHPDTSALRTTGLSRTVAIEVLGAREAVALRTRLSSLPEVEWVEESGELRTQASTSDPYSAQLWGLDAVRAPEAWRLSRGTCSTLAAVVDTGVRADLLDFASRIQTAKGYDFADDDADPTDRNGHGTHVAGILAAAADNLASTAGVAPGICLFAVKVLSDSGSGNYEDVAAGIRWAADQGAKVINISAGCDCYSQAIEDALAYATGQHDVMIVAAAGNDSSEGVIYPASSPWVLGVGAVGQDLARAPFSNWGPGLDLVAPGVDIVSTFRDGGSCLASGTSMATPHVAGAAALVRSLRPFMTRRQVADALLRKARDLGLPGPDVEFGAGLVDAVATLEGTATISVSGPSSGPALSPLEFSAAASGCTPVPNRWTWESRPAGAYFVGGGQRTSPVELGWTESGSYLLTASNPGCPGASATHPITIAAPEPQTFGFRLEDGRFLTTRGTLVLVHGWQLGGVHQSQMWSCVRDCDRSAVDHPISDLTAGLDLNVVQFAWSGAGGGLFPAAAAAPAAANELSRRLKEVMGTEYTLPIHFIGHSLGTVVSAEAAAQIVTALPRLSQVQFTALDRPDRVIGFDFGPGFFPFTLAGAMRSGLGFKLDNYWSPTGWGVGAPTQGLAGATIYNHRRPQPEGPTSCPGCPADYDAGLIDPGDLGDLFFSHEGDNDHSGVTQWYRWSMDPGSLQAGTCTQTSPVTWSRPGAQSELHGSLNPCANGWAWSLFSQHPVPFPASPESDVPAILEAAVESHQSSGDESEQGPGSIALDLTTVNDRATSSILVPLGTRAFKFKLEALNSTASDFIAVLLDSTLIWSGQATVLTNGMAVPIGPVGIGELTGSRELRVQVVGNGGTQVRLSDLRAIRLIPSCSLPSTLCVTNTRFRVEADWEDHQQNRGEAVPRTVAANDSGFFWFFNHENLELVVKVLDGCGVNQRFWVFAAGLTDVGVRLRVTDTWTGESRTYENPRGTAFQPIQDTSAFPTCGASPAVVDPGTGVLSLVTEQPETDVIGNLADQDGTPREPSHEGGSGAGVSGKTLLLNGDRFAVTATWRTAAGATGEGTPAALTGDSGYFWFFDAGNIELVIKVLDGCGLNQRYWVFAGGLTDVQVTFTVRDTRTGQSKSYSNSMGSQFQPIADTGTFETCP
- a CDS encoding M48 family metalloprotease, which codes for MPQLLTRSIFEEVRRNRQRTALFLGLGILWMSCLGYWTVFAQLFFFGSVLSLIGQPTPAALLDHRATTWCGWGAVTGLLLWGLVALLLYFRSADAVPRLLGAHLVSGPDARRLENLLTRLRAKAGPAPTWPKLWTWDSAEPNALAVGRNHARGSIVVTRGLLDRLDEDELEAVLGHELAHLVHRDSAVVVQAVAFVSMVIFLGYLAAGIGAITIAVIALTIAAIGAVCGAAADSEAGIWFALVGLALGVYLFFLGIAFLLALLVIFGALLPVVGAGIRCAASSVSQSREYLADARAIEWTKHPQALAMALRKVALHGGGSLPFRTALAQPLLFSAPQIVRTWNRPSGWMNLLLKTHPRVESRIARLEEMAGSASWIEMECPEVRRPSPPFRWVEWAVPLITSAILAGGSLLAIPRSGELLKGAFSSSSRMVQEAKAAPSVWGAITEHGTRLRVGPSLEARVITQLGRGTRVEVFECGAPKGGDAAWCHVRVLGSRSPEGWVARRLILVSGPGRR
- a CDS encoding nucleotidyltransferase domain-containing protein, which encodes MSLNPRVPPLVDREQFSALCRRRQIRDLALFGSVLRDDFGPDSDIDVLVEYEPDATLGFSVFELERELSALLGGHRIDLVRRKVLNRRLRSRILAEAEVQ
- a CDS encoding LemA family protein; this encodes MWLTITAGALALVGGFAFLATWSRLVRARNEVDNWHAQIESHLQRRHDLVPNLVEVVREHAAHDRGSLEAIVRAQHAALMAPTGSEVAARAEVELGRALVVLHQAAPAVPRARIKLGLFGARPAARRNGGPPSAHAQLLQRRRHALPQSRRTDRRATTGWPGYGRDCPPCLLPGGPSCQHRSSTHRPTEVGRLSACRVTSSPTDFDPHRSSCPYWGEHRF